The Sulfolobus sp. A20 genomic interval ACTGACTTAACGTGATCAAAACCTATAGACTTAAGATACTCCGCTACTTTCGTTAGGATAAGTTTATCAGGGATGGTAATCGTTATTCTTCTATCACTCTCAGTTTTCACTTGACACTTTAACTCGGTCTGAATCTTATTTAAAGTATCCTTAAGTGTCTCACTCATTATCTCCTCAACTCCCAATAACTTAATATATTAATTTGTCTTATTGAATAATATAGAACAGGATATAATAAAATTATAAACACAGCAATTATTATAATTAAATCCCTAAAGTATATCAAAGAGGTATAGTAATCAGAGAAGGTAATTGGTAATAGCATTACTATAATCGGCTCTAGTGTTGTATAAACTATTAGGTAGCCATAGTATTGTAACGGGAACCACAATCTACCTAGCCCAAATGGTATATTTCCAGCCTCAAATCTACTAACCTTTAAGGGATTAGGTTTTGACGGGAGTACTAGAGTCAGAAACTTATATCCACCATATCCGGCAGCTAAGAACACGACAATAGGTATACCAAACGCTAAAAGACCTTGAGTAAGTGACATTGCGTGATAAAATATAAAGTAAAAGGTTTAAATAACCTTTGTTAAAAGGTTAGATAAAAAAATATATACAACAATTGCATTTATTTAATACTTTCCAAGATTGTACGCGAATTGATTACGCATTTTTTTATGCCCTCTCTCGGCACTCCCTCAATACATCTTTGGGATATAAACTCTACATTGTAATTTTTAAATATCTCTTCTAATGTTATATATTCATCCCTTATGAAATTCTCGTGTATAATACAATTAGGTCCAGCATATCTAAATAGTCTAGGATGGACTTTTTTGACCTCCTCTAACATCTTCCATGCAACGGCACGTATTTCCCATTGTGCTCTGCTACACAGTCTCAACGCGAAGAAGTTGTACAGTTCCCTAGCATTCATGGTAACGACAATGTTCGTGTTAACACCATTAGGCAAAACATATCTGGCGTCTTCCTCTGGCACTCCGGAAGAAAGTAATTGAAAATATAGATCGTAAGCCTCTTTATATGCTTTTTCAACTATTTCTTTTGCTCTGTTTGCTGCACTCTGTGGAATTATGGGCTTGTAGAACTCATCTATAGGTTTGGCAAAACGGTGTGACATCTGCGTGTAAGATGCTATCCTATGCCTAACAAGCTGATGAGAAGCAACTCTTGATAACCCCTCAACGGAAAAAGTATAGACGGAATGCTCGAGTACAGACCAGTAACCATGAATAATTGCATCCCTAATCCATGTTTCTATTTCCTCATCTGACATGTCTTTCTCATGGTGCTCCCATCCTTTACGAGATCTGCTCATCTTAGCTGCTATTGCAATTACTTTCTCGCCATCTTTAGTATAGGAAACAAGCTTAACGTTCATCATAATACACTTACCTTATATAAGTAACTCTATTTATACTGAAAATAAAAGGGATTGTGCTTATCAGAATTGAAGGCTTTACCTTAGGTATTGCGATTATAGATTAGCTGGCATCGAAGATATTATAATTAATAAAAGTAGGATTAAGTATCATATAACTTATAAATATAAAAAACGAGATACAATAATCTTACCATAATCTAAAACCTAAGAGCTTTCTAGCATGCTAAACTTTTCTACCAACCTAGTTAAAATACCAGCGTTTTTCTCAGCATCTTTCTCTATTTGGTCAAAAGTTTTCTTTATTTCCTCGTTTTGTAATGACGAGATCTTTTGCTTATAATAAACTATTAGTTTTAATTCCTCCTCTAATGCGTCAAGAATGTTTTGGAGTTCTTTATTATCTATTTTACTATTCTTTAAAGCTAAATCCCTTAAACATGTATAATGAACTACTCCTTTTTTCATATATGTGAACAATTCGTCCCAATATATAGTATTATTACACAAGGCGCATTTCCACTTAGTAGCTGGACGACTCATAAGTAGTAGAAGATTTATATCTAAAAAAGCCTTACGGTTTATGATGATAATAACAGCCCAACTTTTAAACGATTCAAAGTTCTATGAAAAGCCGATACTATTATACTTTACTACTGATCAGTGTAAAAAATGTGAAGAATTGTATGAACAAATGAAGAATCTATATATATTATCTAAATATTACGCTATTCAAGTAAATGCAATTGAAAATGTAGAGTATACTGTAAGGCTAACTAGAGGTGTGATTCCCACTATCACAATACTTACTCCAGATTTAAAGATCTTAGGCATAATTGAGTCGGTTGATGTTAAGTTTATAGAATCTAGACTAAGGGACATTTTAGACGATTATAAAAATAAAAAAATCATAGGTCTCACAATAAATGGTTTCATTCCAGAGCCATTAGAGTTATCACCATTTGTAATCTACGATACTGTTAACAAAGTAATAGAGGGAGAACCTGCTGACAGTAGAATGATTGAGGTTTATCTTACCTACACTAATATATATAAGGATTATTTAAAGGCTAAAGACAAAATAAAATTTCAAGACAGTTTAGCTGAGTTTCTTCTGAATAAACAAGCCAAGATTAACGTAGATAAAAAATATTTAGCTAATATAGCAATGTTAGTGAATTACGGAATAGCTGACATAAAGGAAGTATTAGAGTTATTAAATAAGGACACTGGAGAGGTTTATAGAAGTTCGTTAAGAGAGAATAAGGGTATATTACTAGATGAAGCATTAGCTGGAAACGCGCTATTAACAGCTTATGAGTCAAGTTTTGATGAAAACTATCTAACTTTAGCTATTAGGATTGCTAATTATATTAAGGAAAATTTGCAACATGAAAAAGGGTTTAAAGATATCAAAGGTAATGACGATATAACAAATATTCCCTATTTAGAGCCAATATCTAATGCTGAGACAGCAATATTTTTCTCTAGATTATGGAATATAACTAATGATGAAAGCTATAAATCACTATCGCTTAAAGGTGCTATGAGTGCGCTAGGAGCTAGTACCTCAAATCCTAAAGTCTTGGCTAGAATTTCTATTGCGTATATGAAATTGTATGAAAGTATAAAGGCAAATCAAGTCTTAAATATTATAGATTCTAGGGTAGAAATAGTAAAAGATAATAATTGCGAAAAAGGAAAACTATATTACGATGGGAAATGCTATACAAGCATACATGAAATTGTACCTAAATCTTTCTAAAATACCTTATCATATATTTACCTAAAGCTCTATTATTTCCACCCTCACATACTATCCTAAAGACTCTGTACTTATCACTGGAAAATAATTTAGATATAACTTCAAAACCATAGTTTTTCAGTGTTATTGGTGCATCCACGGAAGATATCCCAGTTAAAATTAGGTGATCAGCTGAAACTTGACTAATTATCTTATCTATAGTATTGTTAACTAACGTAGAACCGAAAATCACTGCAGTAGAACAATACTCCTTGGTTAAAGTAGAAAATGGTCTTATTTCAGTATTACCTATCTTCCTCGTTTCGTTAGAAGCGAAATCATAAGTTATTATAGTATCAAAGTTTGATGCAGATACTTGTGGTGTATATCCGAATACGCACAGTTTTACCCCAGAGTAAAGGCTAAGCGGATCTCCTTGAGTATATGAACTTTGCTCACCTAAAGAATTCAAAATAGCTAATGAGACGGATCTCTGCAGATTACTATCAAGGTTTTCGATTACAATATCGTATGCATTAGCACCTACTATTTCACCTGCATGAGAAATTTCCCCATCAACTATAGTATGTGAAATTCCTATTGATTGATTATCTAACATAACTGCAGTATAGATAGGGCTTACACAGACATTTACTATCTTTCTTTGCTTCAAGGGATAAGCTAATTCCTCAATTATTTCCCGTAATATCACCTTCCTCCACCTAAGCTATAATATTATTTTATCTCTGTCGTATATAGGCTCATTAACTTCCTTATTAGGCAAAATAATAGTACCTTTGTTAATTAAGATCCCATCACCAGTAATAACTTCCTCTCCTAAAATAGAGCCCTCTAGTACGTGATTCCATTTGCCTATTCTACTTTTATCCGCAAT includes:
- the thyX gene encoding FAD-dependent thymidylate synthase; its protein translation is MMNVKLVSYTKDGEKVIAIAAKMSRSRKGWEHHEKDMSDEEIETWIRDAIIHGYWSVLEHSVYTFSVEGLSRVASHQLVRHRIASYTQMSHRFAKPIDEFYKPIIPQSAANRAKEIVEKAYKEAYDLYFQLLSSGVPEEDARYVLPNGVNTNIVVTMNARELYNFFALRLCSRAQWEIRAVAWKMLEEVKKVHPRLFRYAGPNCIIHENFIRDEYITLEEIFKNYNVEFISQRCIEGVPREGIKKCVINSRTILESIK
- the ndhC gene encoding NADH-quinone oxidoreductase subunit A, producing MSLTQGLLAFGIPIVVFLAAGYGGYKFLTLVLPSKPNPLKVSRFEAGNIPFGLGRLWFPLQYYGYLIVYTTLEPIIVMLLPITFSDYYTSLIYFRDLIIIIAVFIILLYPVLYYSIRQINILSYWELRR
- a CDS encoding DUF2175 family protein yields the protein MSRPATKWKCALCNNTIYWDELFTYMKKGVVHYTCLRDLALKNSKIDNKELQNILDALEEELKLIVYYKQKISSLQNEEIKKTFDQIEKDAEKNAGILTRLVEKFSMLESS
- a CDS encoding Rossmann-like domain-containing protein, yielding MILREIIEELAYPLKQRKIVNVCVSPIYTAVMLDNQSIGISHTIVDGEISHAGEIVGANAYDIVIENLDSNLQRSVSLAILNSLGEQSSYTQGDPLSLYSGVKLCVFGYTPQVSASNFDTIITYDFASNETRKIGNTEIRPFSTLTKEYCSTAVIFGSTLVNNTIDKIISQVSADHLILTGISSVDAPITLKNYGFEVISKLFSSDKYRVFRIVCEGGNNRALGKYMIRYFRKI